One Pseudomonadota bacterium DNA window includes the following coding sequences:
- a CDS encoding M14 family zinc carboxypeptidase, translating to MKRSASNSVIINGLFFGFLLVLLFGGSPWAAEPPQKRELKTFLNNLQRRGVEYGWTDVKPGAVEWQSHRTSQLNRPMVFAQFGSPTGPCTLLLGGVHRDELPTVYIMLRLAQYMKYNPAIFKEKCVVIAPLVNPDGFFSKPPPKRVNARGVDINRNFPTREWSTNALRDWEKKYNKNKRYYPGKKGGSEQETMFQIALIKRFKPQKILSAHSPLNGYDFDGPSSDLDSFSQWLETVSRETSHPIKKFGCFPGSLGNYAGQERGIFTLTLELPTSDPGKGDRYYQQFEPAIIKFLDLPISSSSPLQ from the coding sequence ATGAAAAGGTCGGCATCGAATAGTGTAATCATTAATGGACTGTTTTTCGGTTTCCTTCTTGTTCTGCTGTTTGGAGGTTCTCCGTGGGCGGCTGAGCCACCTCAGAAAAGAGAACTAAAGACCTTCCTAAACAACCTGCAGAGACGGGGCGTTGAATACGGCTGGACAGACGTCAAACCCGGAGCAGTGGAATGGCAGTCTCACAGGACAAGCCAGCTCAATCGGCCCATGGTATTTGCTCAGTTCGGCAGTCCAACGGGGCCCTGTACTCTCTTGCTCGGAGGTGTTCACAGAGATGAGCTGCCTACCGTATATATTATGCTGCGGCTGGCCCAATATATGAAATATAATCCGGCGATCTTCAAGGAGAAGTGTGTTGTTATCGCTCCATTGGTGAACCCTGACGGTTTCTTTTCAAAACCCCCCCCCAAGCGTGTCAACGCACGGGGCGTAGATATTAACCGGAATTTTCCCACCAGGGAGTGGTCCACCAATGCCCTACGCGACTGGGAAAAGAAGTATAATAAAAACAAACGCTATTATCCGGGAAAAAAGGGCGGCTCCGAGCAGGAAACCATGTTCCAGATCGCCCTTATCAAACGGTTCAAGCCTCAAAAGATTCTCTCCGCTCATTCTCCCCTGAATGGGTACGACTTTGACGGACCATCATCGGACCTTGATTCATTTTCCCAATGGCTGGAAACGGTCAGTCGGGAGACCAGCCACCCCATTAAGAAATTCGGCTGCTTTCCTGGATCCCTCGGGAATTATGCGGGTCAGGAGAGGGGTATTTTCACCCTCACACTGGAACTCCCCACCTCCGATCCCGGCAAAGGTGATCGGTATTACCAACAATTTGAGCCTGCTATCATAAAGTTTCTTGATTTGCCCATCTCCTCTTCATCCCCTCTTCAGTGA